The following coding sequences lie in one Cucurbita pepo subsp. pepo cultivar mu-cu-16 chromosome LG13, ASM280686v2, whole genome shotgun sequence genomic window:
- the LOC111808939 gene encoding uncharacterized protein LOC111808939, whose amino-acid sequence MVQRIVANKFGVQSGVKGERRVASFKTSSSFCSSGSSAQNPDGKNRAVDLKKKMKKSRAIHLSDFDISLTSSPIRKNISLPGKPPPICSNVSEIKQKQNQNQNQNQPSMIRTSDGSPNYMKSTSCFDARKEVSQVSSRICSDIKKPRRRSLENSAHGSVTGLKPTRCLPKCSSEKLVRTLTKTPSFKKSSRVALCADMNSHRATCSSTLKDSKFPAYLMLSHGATESEGTSTMKVCPYTYCSLNGHRHAPMPPLKCFLSARRRLLKTQKNLKVEPSGCGVKRVDNAGGEVLDEDMIPEVLVNDGGLGFFIEIYAENKVDGAGSVDLDRVMNGDFAGVSSCNVHDEAELNDEGDSERVAENISNGSLDSEVGLGEDSAGSVNLDSVMNGDCAGVSSYNVLDEAELNDEGDSKPVVESIYDGSMDSEVGLGEGGAQSVNLDSIMNGDCAGVSSCNVRDEAELNGERDSKPVVENISDGSMDSEVTEGIFFHGDEYEDDTGSTDTEMEEWEEQQFLSMESDGLDELEDQSEETHLQNGELAGFGTEKQLPDNDLVLQDELLDADIDTDTDTDTDNQIDSQEKLDDSNHGDEAENSVQESSNKSLEAHLSDEQCQDISVTETSAVQEITGNEELSDLKMQETSSNDNSIVSVAVVERKEAAKLSRTAVDSSQELDLRSKNWEVNPRSKRVGEESEDPRSFNPREPNYLPLVADPEAEKVDLKHQLIDDRKNAEEWMVDYALRRTVTKLAPAKKKKVALLVEAFESVMPTTSRYELHVRNHASQAFTPAKRIQACF is encoded by the coding sequence ATGGTTCAGAGAATTGTGGCGAACAAATTTGGAGTTCAAAGTGGTGTTAAAGGGGAGAGGAGAGTTGCGAGCTTCAAAACtagttcttctttttgttcttctggTTCTTCTGCTCAAAACCCAGATGGCAAAAACAGAGCAGttgatttgaagaagaagatgaagaaatcacGAGCTATTCACCTTTCGGATTTTGATATCAGCTTAACATCATCGCCGATTAGAAAGAACATATCTCTGCCTGGTAAACCGCCACCGATTTGTTCGAATGTTTCGGAAATCAAGCAGAAacagaatcagaatcagaatcagaatcagCCATCCATGATTAGAACCAGCGATGGTTCGCCGAATTACATGAAATCCACGAGCTGTTTTGATGCAAGGAAAGAGGTTTCTCAGGTGAGTTCTCGAATTTGTAGCGATATTAAGAAACCCAGAAGGAGGAGTTTAGAGAATTCTGCTCATGGCTCTGTTACTGGCCTTAAGCCTACAAGGTGTTTGCCAAAATGCTCCAGTGAAAAACTGGTTAGGACTTTGACGAAGACGCCTAGTTTTAAGAAGTCCTCGAGGGTGGCTCTGTGTGCAGACATGAATTCTCATAGAGCTACCTGTTCTTCCACTCTTAAAGACTCTAAGTTTCCAGCATACCTCATGCTGAGCCATGGGGCTACTGAGTCTGAAGGAACTTCAACCATGAAAGTTTGTCCTTACACTTACTGCTCGCTTAATGGCCATAGACATGCTCCGATGCCTCCATTGAAGTGTTTCTTGTCTGCAAGGAGACGTTTGTTGAAGACCCAGAAGAATCTAAAAGTTGAGCCATCTGGTTGTGGAGTGAAAAGGGTTGATAATGCTGGTGGGGAAGTGCTAGATGAAGATATGATCCCAGAAGTTTTGGTAAACGATGGTGGGTTgggtttttttattgaaatttatgctGAAAATAAGGTTGATGGTGCTGGATCAGTTGATCTAGATAGGGTAATGAATGGAGATTTTGCTGGTGTTTCGTCTTGTAACGTGCACGATGAAGCGGAGTTGAATGATGAAGGAGATAGCGAACGGGTTGCAGAGAACATCTCCAATGGATCCTTGGACTCTGAGGTTGGTTTAGGTGAAGATAGTGCTGGATCAGTCAATCTAGATAGCGTAATGAACGGAGATTGTGCTGGTGTTTCGTCTTATAACGTGCTCGATGAAGCGGAGTTGAATGATGAAGGAGATAGCAAACCGGTCGTAGAGAGCATCTACGATGGATCCATGGACTCTGAGGTTGGTTTAGGTGAAGGTGGTGCTCAATCAGTTAATCTAGATAGCATAATGAATGGAGATTGTGCTGGTGTTTCGTCTTGTAATGTGCGCGATGAAGCGGAGTTGAATGGTGAACGAGATAGCAAACCGGTCGTAGAGAACATCTCTGATGGATCCATGGACTCTGAGGTAACCGAAGGAATCTTCTTCCATGGTGATGAGTATGAGGACGATACTGGTTCGACCGATACCGAGATGGAAGAGTGGGAGGAGCAACAGTTCTTGAGCATGGAAAGTGATGGTTTGGATGAGCTTGAAGATCAATCAGAAGAGACTCATTTGCAGAATGGAGAACTTGCTGGATTTGGAACAGAGAAACAGCTCCCGGACAATGATCTTGTCTTACAAGATGAATTACTTGATGCCGATATCGATACCGATACCGATACTGATACCGATAATCAAATAGACAGCCAAGAAAAGCTTGATGATTCAAACCATGGAGATGAGGCTGAAAATTCTGTTCAAGAAAGTTCTAACAAATCTCTAGAAGCTCACTTGTCTGATGAACAATGCCAAGATATCTCTGTCACTGAAACATCAGCAGTCCAGGAAATCACAGGTAATGAGGAGCTTAGTGATTTGAAGATGCAAGAAACTTCTTCGAATGATAACAGCATCGTGTCAGTCGCCGTCGTGGAACGAAAAGAAGCAGCAAAGTTATCCCGCACCGCAGTCGATTCAAGCCAAGAACTTGACCTTCGGAGCAAGAACTGGGAAGTGAATCCAAGAAGCAAGAGAGTAGGAGAAGAATCAGAAGATCCAAGGAGCTTCAATCCACGAGAACCCAATTACTTGCCATTGGTGGCAGACCCGGAAGCAGAGAAGGTAGATCTCAAGCATCAGCTGATAGATGACAGGAAAAATGCAGAAGAATGGATGGTTGATTACGCGCTCCGACGAACTGTCACGAAACTCGCCCCAgctaaaaagaagaaggtggCGCTGCTCGTCGAAGCTTTCGAATCAGTCATGCCGACGACATCGAGATACGAACTCCATGTTCGGAATCATGCTTCTCAAGCTTTTACTCCGGCGAAACGCATTCAAGCTTGTTTTTGA
- the LOC111809354 gene encoding protein IQ-DOMAIN 14-like isoform X1 — MGNKKGWFYLVKKLFVSETQTKPEKKQKRWKWVFGRMRNKRLATLTAPLPSKATMRREEEEEERKQALSVAIATTAAAEAAVAAAKAAVEVVWLTGTPQSHQQNAAEEPCKPLKKAPPSDLLRREREIHEFAAITIQTAFRGFLARKALRALKGIVKLQAIIRGRAVRRQAIATLKCLQSIVSIQSQVYSNRLHPPQNTFNSPETKQFQSLRDRIIKLDSNDQRWDDSLLSKEEADAVFCSRKEAVVRRERVKEYLFAHRRSTESERKKVRGRWRYWLDQWVDTQLSKSKELEDLDSIFTSNPNPPTKNTEELPNQSPYQNPALKKLSHHKKQRSLGGGIDSNSSFSSSPLVPAYMAATESAKAKARSLSSPKLRPAGGLDSCSDGNSPCKTKLLCLVTSTASEVGISSGRRGFQQQRSPGLKGLPGPTRSSRTLSKDLSIDSEHSLPNWDRQSAFR, encoded by the exons ATGGGCAACAAGAAGGGCTGGTTTTATTTAGTCAAGAAGCTTTTCGTTTCAGAGACACAGACAAAGCCTGAGAAG AAGCAAAAGAGGTGGAAATGGGTGTTTGGAAGGATGAGGAACAAGAGACTAGCCACACTGACAGCGCCGTTGCCATCAAAAGCGACGATGAGAcgagaagaggaggaagaggagaggaAACAGGCTCTTTCTGTGGCCATTGCGACTACCGCAGCGGCCGAAGCGGCAGTTGCAGCAGCTAAGGCTGCTGTTGAGGTTGTGTGGCTCACAGGGACCCCTCAATCTCATCAACAAAATGCTGCAGAAGAACCCTGTAAGCCTCTCAAGAAGGCCCCTCCATCTGATCTTCTTAGGCGTGAAAGGGAAATCCATGAGTTTGCTGCTATTACTATCCAAACGGCTTTCCGTGGCTTCCTT GCGAGAAAGGCATTGAGAGCACTGAAAGGAATAGTGAAGCTACAAGCAATTATTAGAGGGAGAGCTGTTAGGCGCCAAGCCATTGCCACTTTGAAGTGCTTGCAGTCCATCGTTAGCATACAATCACAAGTCTATTCAAATAGGCTTCACCCTCCTCAAAACACTTTCAATTCTCCTGAAACGAAGCAGTTTCAGAGCTTGAGAGATAGGATCATAAAG TTGGATTCCAACGATCAAAGGTGGGATGACAGCCTActatcaaaagaagaagccgATGCAGTGTTTTGTAGCAGAAAAGAAGCAGTGGTAAGGAGAGAGCGAGTCAAGGAATACTTGTTCGCCCACAGG AGATCTACGGAGTCCGAACGAAAGAAGGTAAGAGGAAGATGGAGATACTGGCTAGACCAATGGGTCGACACCCAGCTCTCCAAAAGCAAAGAACTCGAAGATTTGGACTCAATTTTCACCTCAAATCCAAACCCACCAACAAAAAACACAGAAGAACTCCCCAACCAATCTCCATATCAAAATCCAGCTCTGAAAAAACTCTCCCACCACAAGAAGCAGCGTTCACTGGGAGGCGGAATAGACTCAAACAGCTCATTTTCAAGCTCCCCACTGGTGCCAGCATACATGGCGGCCACTGAATCTGCAAAGGCAAAAGCAAGATCCTTGAGCTCCCCCAAGCTAAGGCCAGCAGGGGGATTGGACAGCTGCTCCGATGGGAACTCGCCGTGCAAGACAAAGCTGCTCTGTTTGGTGACTTCAACGGCGAGTGAGGTCGGAATTAGCAGCGGCAGAAGGGGGTTTCAGCAGCAAAGGTCGCCGGGGTTGAAGGGGCTTCCAGGGCCTACGAGATCAAGCAGAACTCTCAGTAAGGATTTGAGCATTGATTCTGAGCATTCCTTGCCAAACTGGGATAGACAAAGTGCCTTCCGATGA
- the LOC111809357 gene encoding protein EARLY RESPONSIVE TO DEHYDRATION 15-like, whose amino-acid sequence MTLLSGRSFPLNPNAPIFVPFALRNVEDFSPEWWELVTSPWFQYYWLSQHQEDDFDSSTNDFVTTEEFLDLEEAEFEAMVQSTEADEKPDIKPTAPKNLIKGASHEMDAKRLLEDLVIPKSPKAPVCPAKYNEKSAKCRSPKHTPRFIHQPR is encoded by the exons ATGACATTATTGTCTGGAAGAAGTTTTCCATTGAACCCCAATGCTCCAATCTTCGTTCCGTTTGCTCTTCGTAATGTCGAGGATTTCTCTCCAGAATGGTGGGAACTCGTCACGTCGCCGTGGTTCCAGTACTACTGGTTAAGCCAACATCAGGAAGATGATTTCGACAGCAGTACCAATGATTTTGTCACGACAGAAGAGTTTCTTGATCTGGAAGAGGCGGAGTTTGAGGCTATGGTTCAATCAACTGAAGCAGATGAAAAGCCTGATATTAAACCAACCGCTCCTAAGAATCTCATAAAAG GTGCAAGCCATGAAATGGATGCCAAAAGATTATTGGAGGATCTAGTCATTCCAAAATCTCCAAAGGCTCCAGTTTGTCCTGCAAAGTACAATGAGAAGTCAGCCAAGTGCAGGAGCCCCAAACACACTCCAAGGTTCATTCACCAGCCTCGTTGA
- the LOC111808179 gene encoding xanthoxin dehydrogenase encodes MATAESSSSSLVPQRLLGKVALVTGGASGIGEAIVRLFHRHGAKVCFVDVQDELGRRLHEGLGGNDDSNTFYSHCDVTVEDDVRRAVDTTVSKFGTLDIMVNNAGISGTPSSDIRNVDVSEFEKVFDINVKAVFMGMKHAASVMIPNKQGSIISLASIGSVIGGIGPHHYISSKHAVLGLTRSVAAELGQYGIRVNCVSPYAVPTSLAFAHLHEEERTEDVITGFREFTGKNANLQGVDLEVEDVANAVLFLASNEARYISGDNLLVDGGFSCVNHSLRVFR; translated from the exons ATGGCCACTGctgaatcttcttcttcttctctcgtACCCCAGAG GTTATTAGGGAAAGTGGCATTGGTCACTGGTGGAGCCTCTGGCATTGGAGAGGCCATTGTGCGCCTCTTCCACAGACATGGTGCAAAGGTTTGTTTCGTCGATGTGCAGGACGAGCTCGGTCGTCGTCTCCATGAAGGCCTCGGTGGCAACGACGACTCGAACACTTTTTATTCTCATTGTGATGTCACTGTGGAAGACGACGTTCGTCGTGCAGTCGACACGACCGTAAGTAAGTTTGGTACACTTGACATAATGGTGAACAATGCTGGGATCTCAGGCACACCCTCTTCCGATATTCGCAACGTCGACGTATCGGAGTTCGAGAAGGTTTTTGATATCAATGTGAAGGCAGTTTTCATGGGAATGAAACATGCTGCTAGTGTCATGATTCCAAACAAACAAGGATCGATCATATCGCTTGCTAGCATCGGTAGCGTCATAGGGGGAATAGGACCGCATCATTACATAAGCTCGAAGCACGCCGTGCTGGGGCTTACGAGAAGCGTTGCAGCCGAGCTCGGACAATACGGAATTCGTGTGAATTGTGTGTCGCCTTATGCAGTTCCAACGTCCTTGGCTTTTGCTCACTTGCATGAAGAGGAAAGAACGGAGGATGTGATTACAGGCTTTCGTGAGTTTACTGGAAAGAATGCTAATTTGCAAGGAGTGGATCTAGAGGTTGAAGATGTTGCCAATGCTGTCTTGTTCTTGGCTAGCAACGAGGCTCGATACATCAGCGGAGACAATCTCCTCGTCGATGGCGGTTTCTCTTGCGTAAATCACTCACTTCGTGTTTTTAGATGA
- the LOC111808180 gene encoding U3 small nucleolar ribonucleoprotein protein IMP4, giving the protein MLRRNIRLRREYLYRKSLEGKERLLYEKKRKIREALEEGKPFPTELRNEEAALRKEIELEDDLTAVPRTHIDDEYANASQIDPKILITTSRDPSAPLTQFAKELKIVFPNAQRMNRGGQVIAEIIETCRAHEFTDVILVHEHRGVPDGLIISHLPFGPTAYFGLLNVVTRHEIKDKKAMGTMPEAYPHIILNNFTTKLGERTANVLKHLFPVPKPDTKRVVTFANQSDYISFRHHIYEKHGGAKSIELKEIGPRFELRLYQIKLGTVDQTEAQNEWVIRPYMKTTKKRQFLGD; this is encoded by the exons ATGTTGCGAAGAAACATTCGGCTGAGGAGGGAGTATTTGTACAGAAAGAGTTTAGAAGGCAAGGAGCGTTTGCTTTATGAGAAGAAGCGGAAGATTAGAGAAGCCCTAGAAG AAGGAAAACCTTTTCCTACTGAACTCCGGAATGAGGAGGCGGCACTTCGTAAAGAAATTGAACTCGAGGATGATCTCACAGCAG TCCCAAGGACACACATTGATGATGAGTACGCAAATGCTTCACAAATTGAtcctaaaattttgattactACATCTCGGGATCCAAGTGCACCTTTGACCCAGTTTGCAAAG gaattaaaaattgtttttccCAATGCACAACGAATGAATCGTGGTGGTCAG GTGATCGCAGAGATTATAGAGACCTGCCGAGCTCACGAATTTACAGATGTTATATTAGTTCATGAACATCGTGGTGTGCCAGATGGTTTAATTATTAGTCACCTTCCTTTTGGTCCAACTGCATATTTTGGATTGTTGAATGTG GTTACAAGACATGAAATTAAGGATAAAAAAGCTATGGGAACGATGCCTGAGGCCTATCCacacataattttgaacaattTTACCACGAAG TTGGGTGAAAGAACGGCCAATGTCTTAAAGCATCTATTTCCTGTGCCGAAGCCGGATACCAAACGTGTGGTTACTTTTGCTAATCAGTCTGACTATATTTCATTCAG gCATCATATTTATGAGAAGCATGGAGGTGCTAAATCAATTGAGCTGAAGGAGATTGGTCCACGGTTTGAATTGCGATTGTACCAG ATAAAGTTAGGAACTGTTGACCAAACGGAAGCTCAGAATGAATGGGTGATTAGACCATACATGAAAACAACCAAGAAACGCCAGTTCCTTGGTGATTGA
- the LOC111809354 gene encoding protein IQ-DOMAIN 14-like isoform X2 — translation MGNKKGWFYLVKKLFVSETQTKPEKKQKRWKWVFGRMRNKRLATLTAPLPSKATMRREEEEEERKQALSVAIATTAAAEAAVAAAKAAVEVVWLTGTPQSHQQNAAEEPCKPLKKAPPSDLLRREREIHEFAAITIQTAFRGFLARKALRALKGIVKLQAIIRGRAVRRQAIATLKCLQSIVSIQSQVYSNRLHPPQNTFNSPETKQFQSLRDRIIKLDSNDQRWDDSLLSKEEADAVFCSRKEAVRSTESERKKVRGRWRYWLDQWVDTQLSKSKELEDLDSIFTSNPNPPTKNTEELPNQSPYQNPALKKLSHHKKQRSLGGGIDSNSSFSSSPLVPAYMAATESAKAKARSLSSPKLRPAGGLDSCSDGNSPCKTKLLCLVTSTASEVGISSGRRGFQQQRSPGLKGLPGPTRSSRTLSKDLSIDSEHSLPNWDRQSAFR, via the exons ATGGGCAACAAGAAGGGCTGGTTTTATTTAGTCAAGAAGCTTTTCGTTTCAGAGACACAGACAAAGCCTGAGAAG AAGCAAAAGAGGTGGAAATGGGTGTTTGGAAGGATGAGGAACAAGAGACTAGCCACACTGACAGCGCCGTTGCCATCAAAAGCGACGATGAGAcgagaagaggaggaagaggagaggaAACAGGCTCTTTCTGTGGCCATTGCGACTACCGCAGCGGCCGAAGCGGCAGTTGCAGCAGCTAAGGCTGCTGTTGAGGTTGTGTGGCTCACAGGGACCCCTCAATCTCATCAACAAAATGCTGCAGAAGAACCCTGTAAGCCTCTCAAGAAGGCCCCTCCATCTGATCTTCTTAGGCGTGAAAGGGAAATCCATGAGTTTGCTGCTATTACTATCCAAACGGCTTTCCGTGGCTTCCTT GCGAGAAAGGCATTGAGAGCACTGAAAGGAATAGTGAAGCTACAAGCAATTATTAGAGGGAGAGCTGTTAGGCGCCAAGCCATTGCCACTTTGAAGTGCTTGCAGTCCATCGTTAGCATACAATCACAAGTCTATTCAAATAGGCTTCACCCTCCTCAAAACACTTTCAATTCTCCTGAAACGAAGCAGTTTCAGAGCTTGAGAGATAGGATCATAAAG TTGGATTCCAACGATCAAAGGTGGGATGACAGCCTActatcaaaagaagaagccgATGCAGTGTTTTGTAGCAGAAAAGAAGCAGTG AGATCTACGGAGTCCGAACGAAAGAAGGTAAGAGGAAGATGGAGATACTGGCTAGACCAATGGGTCGACACCCAGCTCTCCAAAAGCAAAGAACTCGAAGATTTGGACTCAATTTTCACCTCAAATCCAAACCCACCAACAAAAAACACAGAAGAACTCCCCAACCAATCTCCATATCAAAATCCAGCTCTGAAAAAACTCTCCCACCACAAGAAGCAGCGTTCACTGGGAGGCGGAATAGACTCAAACAGCTCATTTTCAAGCTCCCCACTGGTGCCAGCATACATGGCGGCCACTGAATCTGCAAAGGCAAAAGCAAGATCCTTGAGCTCCCCCAAGCTAAGGCCAGCAGGGGGATTGGACAGCTGCTCCGATGGGAACTCGCCGTGCAAGACAAAGCTGCTCTGTTTGGTGACTTCAACGGCGAGTGAGGTCGGAATTAGCAGCGGCAGAAGGGGGTTTCAGCAGCAAAGGTCGCCGGGGTTGAAGGGGCTTCCAGGGCCTACGAGATCAAGCAGAACTCTCAGTAAGGATTTGAGCATTGATTCTGAGCATTCCTTGCCAAACTGGGATAGACAAAGTGCCTTCCGATGA
- the LOC111809356 gene encoding protein trichome birefringence-like 41, producing the protein MSPGRKILGLFLVGIFIGTVNGQTGCDPYIGKWVLDSAYPLYNSSECSFIRKEYDCVKYGRSDRRYLQFRWQPLHCDLPRFDGEEFLKRFREKKIMFIGDSISINQWESLLCMLHAALPDSTVIQQSNETFRSYTFKEYGTSVMLCLNHYLVDIEVEDIGRVLKLDSLKSGDLWKEMDVLIFNTWLWWNRRQPGQPWDYIQIGNQRVKDMDRMKAFEHALRTWAKWVDSEVDTHKTTLFFQGISPTHYNGKDWNEPGAKNCGNETSPVAGSTYPGGLPAASFTLQKVLNGISNPVHLLNITTLSQLRKDAHPGKYSGLREMDCIHWCIAGLPDAWNQLLYAALIS; encoded by the exons ATGAGTCCCGGAAGGAAAATTCTGGGGCTTTTCTTGGTCGGGATCTTCATCGGAACCGTAAACGGACAAACTGGATGCGATCCGTACATCGGAAAATGGGTATTGGATTCGGCTTATCCCTTGTATAACTCCTCGGAATGTTCCTTCATTAGGAAGGAATATGATTGTGTCAAATACGGCCGTTCCGATCGCCGCTACCTTCAATTCCGGTGGCAGCCTCTCCACTGCGATTTGCCCag ATTTGATGGAGAAGAATTTTTGAAGAGATTTAGGGAGAAGAAGATAATGTTCATTGGAGACTCCATAAGCATAAACCAATGGGAATCTCTTCTATGTATGCTTCATGCTGCTCTTCCTGACTCCACCGTCATTCAACAGTCCAATGAAACCTTTCGCTCCTACACATTCAAG GAGTATGGAACTTCGGTGATGCTATGTCTAAACCATTACTTGGTGGATATTGAAGTGGAAGACATTGGAAGAGTTTTGAAGCTTGATTCATTGAAATCTGGTGATCTATGGAAGGAGATGGATGTTTTGATCTTCAATACTTGGCTTTGGTGGAACCGCAGACAACCGGGTCAACC ATGGGATTACATTCAAATTGGGAACCAGAGAGTGAAGGACATGGATAGAATGAAAGCTTTTGAGCATGCATTAAGAACATGGGCAAAGTGGGTTGATTCAGAAGTTGATACACACAAAACCACACTCTTCTTCCAAGGAATTTCTCCCACTCACTACAA TGGCAAAGACTGGAACGAGCCGGGAGCAAAAAATTGTGGGAACGAAACAAGTCCAGTAGCGGGATCAACATACCCAGGAGGTTTGCCAGCAGCATCATTCACACTCCAGAAAGTATTGAATGGAATATCAAACCCAGTTCACTTGCTCAACATAACAACTCTGTCTCAGCTTAGAAAGGATGCTCATCCAGGCAAATACAGTGGCCTTAGAGAAATGGACTGCATACATTGGTGCATTGCTGGCCTTCCTGATGCTTGGAATCAACTTCTTTATGCAGCTCTAATTTCCTAG